CGCGAACCTTATCAATTTGAGATTTTAGTGGCGCGACTAGACCATCGGGCAAGATTGTTACGCGGTCTTTGGCACCCTTACCACGAAATATAAAAATGTTTTTGGAGCCAAAATCGATATTGTTAATTTGCATCCAAAACTGATCCACTTTACCCCCTAATTTGCATCTAAAACTGATCCACATATTTAATACCTCCTGCCGCCTCTAAGCAGGAGAATGTGGAGTGATAGATGTGTCATTATTAAGTGTTATGCGTCGATGGTATTTTCGTGACGGTTTGTCCCAACGAGAAATTACTAAACGCACTGGATTGTCTCGCAATACAGTACGTCGTTATCTCAAAAAGGACATTGCTGAGCCTGTTTACACTAAGCGGCAGACCTTGGGCAAAGTCGACGAGTTCGAAGAACTGCTTATTAGCTGGCTTAAACGTGAAGCCAGGCGGCGCAGGAAAGAGCGCAAAACCGTTAAAAACCTTTATGAGGACTTATTGCCGCTTGGCTATTCAGGCTCATATGACAGGGTTGCTGCGTTTGTACGTAAGTGGCGTGAAGAGCAGCGACTAGCTGCATCTAATCAAGTTTACGTGCCATTAGAGTTTGCCGCAGGTGAAGCCTTTCAATTCGATTGGGGTGAGAACTATGCCTTTATTGATGGTCGTAAAACCAAGCTGCAAGTCGCTCATTTTAAACTCAGCCATAGCCGAGCCTTTATCCTGCGAGCCTATTTTACCCAAAGTCATGAAATGCTGTTTGATGCCCATAATCATGCGTTTCGGGTGTTTAACGGCGTGCCTGAGCGGGGCATTTACGACAACATGAAAACCACGGTTGATAAGGTGCAAAGGGGGAAAGAGCGCATTGTTAATCGCCGCTTCCTGACTATGGTCAGTCATTATCTGTTTGAAGCTGACTTCTGCAATCCGGCGGCGGGTTGGGAAAAAGGCCAGGTAGAGAAAAATGTACGTGATGCCCGCTCGGTTATCTGGCAACGCCTGCCGCGTGTTAGCTCACTCACCGAACTCAATGATTGGCTGGAGAATGCGTGTATAAAAGACTGGCAAACA
Above is a window of Aliiglaciecola sp. LCG003 DNA encoding:
- the istA gene encoding IS21 family transposase; this translates as MIDVSLLSVMRRWYFRDGLSQREITKRTGLSRNTVRRYLKKDIAEPVYTKRQTLGKVDEFEELLISWLKREARRRRKERKTVKNLYEDLLPLGYSGSYDRVAAFVRKWREEQRLAASNQVYVPLEFAAGEAFQFDWGENYAFIDGRKTKLQVAHFKLSHSRAFILRAYFTQSHEMLFDAHNHAFRVFNGVPERGIYDNMKTTVDKVQRGKERIVNRRFLTMVSHYLFEADFCNPAAGWEKGQVEKNVRDARSVIWQRLPRVSSLTELNDWLENACIKDWQTRKHPQFRDSTIEDVWYQEQRQLMKVNAPFDGFIEHMKKVSSTCLVNFDRNKYSVPASFANRRISLHVYPGRLAFIAQGQKIAEHNRVFMSSHDIPGKVVYDWQHYLLVAQRKPGALRNGAPFNTMPDSFKHLQSILLQRERGDKEMVEVLSLILHHDEADVVKAVEMALDVGCPSKQHVMNCLSRLLAPSAPAPVPIINGLQLVTEPTSDTSRYDTLRGKRHAH